A part of Biomphalaria glabrata chromosome 3, xgBioGlab47.1, whole genome shotgun sequence genomic DNA contains:
- the LOC106069273 gene encoding actin-related protein 2-A, whose amino-acid sequence MDSQGRKVIVCDNGTGFVKCGYAGSNFPAHIFPSLVGRPIIRSTTKVGDIEVKDLMVGEEASELRSMLEVNYPMENGIVRNWEDMTHLYDHTFGKDKMKLDTRNTRILLTEPPMNPIKNREKMIQLMFEKYGFHSVHIAIQAVLTLYAQGLVTGVVVDSGDGVTHFCPVYDGFSLPHLTRRLDIAGRDITRYLIKLLLLRGYAFNHSADFETVRMMKEKLCYVAYDIELEQKLANDTTVLVEPYTLPDGRVIKVGGERFGAPEALFQPHLINVDSPGVAELLFNTIQAADMDLRADFYKHIVLSGGSTMYPGLPSRLEREIKQLYLERVLKGDTTALSKFKIRIEDPPRRKHMVFMGGSVLADIMKDKDEFWLLRSEYEEKGVRVLDKLLRPATS is encoded by the exons TTTGTCAAATGTGGCTATGCTGGTTCAAACTTTCCTGCCCACATTTTCCCCTCACTGGTTGGGAGACCTATTATCAGATCTACCACCAAAGTCGGAGACATTGAAGTCAAG GACTTGATGGTCGGAGAGGAAGCCAGTGAGCTGCGCTCTATGCTGGAGGTGAACTACCCAATGGAAAATGGCATTGTCCGGAATTGGGAGGACATGACCCACCTGTACGACCATACTTTTGGTAAAGATAAAATGAAGCTGGACACCAGGAATACTCGCATACTTCTCACGGAGCCTCCCATGAACCCAATCAAAAATAGGGAAAAGATGATACAA CTCATGTTTGAGAAGTATGGCTTTCACAGTGTTCACATTGCCATACAAGCTGTACTGACCCTGTACGCTCAAG GTCTAGTCACAGGTGTGGTGGTGGACTCTGGTGATGGTGTGACCCACTTTTGTCCAGTCTATGATGGCTTCTCACTTCCACACTTAACACGTAGGCTGGATATAGCTGGACGTGACATCACCAGATACCTCATTAAG TTATTATTGCTGAGAGGTTATGCCTTCAACCATTCTGCCGACTTTGAAACCGTGCGAATGATGAAGGAGAAGCTGTGTTACGTAGCATACGACATTGAGTTGGAGCAGAAGTTGGCAAATGATACAACAGTTTTAGTCGAACCCTACACT CTTCCAGATGGTCGTGTCATCAAAGTTGGAGGGGAAAGATTTGGGGCTCCAGAGGCACTCTTCCAGCCTCATCTGATTAATGTGGACAGTCCTGGAGTGGCCGAGCTTCTTTTCAACACTATCCAGGCAGCTGATATGGACCTGAGAGCAGACTTCTATAAACATATTGTGTTGTCTGGGGGTTCTACAATGTACCCAGGCTTACCCAGTCGACTAGAGAGGGAGATCAAGCAGCTTTATTTAGAGAGAGTTTTGAAAGGGGACACCACTGCCTTGTCT aaatttaaaattcGAATTGAAGATCCACCTCGCAGGAAGCACATGGTGTTCATGGGAGGTTCAGTTTTAGCCGACATCATGAAGGACAAGGATGAGTTTTGGTTGTTGCGTTCAGAGTACGAGGAGAAAGGTGTCCGTGTCTTAGATAAACTGCTTCGGCCAGCCACTAGCTAA
- the LOC106069274 gene encoding regulator of G-protein signaling 7-like isoform X2 encodes MAHRHNSSRRTDSLPTSVASPQGNGQHTHEDNPNYLVYKKMEMIIDRMQDETTGVPVRTVKSFMSKVPSVFTGQDLVGWMMRNLDIEDQVEALHLAHLMSSHGYFFPIDDHVLTVKNDNTYYRFQTPCFWPSRCGEPENTDYAVYLCKRTMQNKQRLELADYEAENLARLQKMFSRKWEFIFMQAEAQAKVDKKRDKLERKVLDSQERAFWDVHRPVPGCVNTTEVDIKKACRMNRHPKTSRPNYAVPGGRISPSVSEADLHTPADSIRHEIDVLRRKLEKRRVKISKVVECYIAYYQQYAEFDAFITSPDTSNPWVSDSTEFWEQEKTMNPREIPQRRVKRWAFSIEELLYDPAGREQFSKFLDKEFSGENLKFWLACQELRGLAMREVNKKVHEIFSEFLAPGAHNPVNVDCHIMELVRRRMENNPTRFVFDEAQDHIFKLMKSDSYTRYLRSDQYKEFLCGTRKKTSGYLMWKKLQQARNIPH; translated from the exons ATGGAAATGATTATAGACCGGATGCAGGATGAGACTACTGGGGTGCCTGTGCGGACTGTGAAAAGTTTCATGTCCAAGGTGCCGAGTGTTTTCACAG GTCAAGATCTAGTGGGTTGGATGATGCGTAACTTAGACATAGAGGATCAAG TGGAAGCCTTGCACCTGGCACATCTCATGTCTTCGCACGGTTACTTCTTCCCAATTGATGACCATGTTCTAACGGTCAAGAACGACAATACATATTATCGCTTCCAA ACTCCTTGCTTTTGGCCTTCAAGATGTGGGGAACCAGAGAATACAGATTATG CTGTGTATTTATGCAAGAGGACAATGCAGAACAAACAAAGACTCGAGCTGGCTGACTACGAGGCAGAAAACTTGGCCAGGCTACAGAAAATGTTTTCTAGGAAGTGGGAGTTTATATTTATGCAAGCAGAGGCTCAAGCAAA GGTGGATAAAAAACGTGATAAGTTGGAACGGAAAGTTCTAGACAGCCAAGAAAGAGCGTTTTGGGATGTACACCGGCCTGTG CCTGGGTGTGTGAACACAACAGAAGTGGACATCAAAAAGGCTTGTAGGATGAATCGGCATCCGAAAACGAGCAGG CCTAATTATGCAGTACCAGGAGGAAGAATAAGTCCCAGTGTGTCTGAAGCTGATCTCCATACTCCTGCAGATTCCATACGGCATGAG ATTGATGTTTTAAGACGAAAATTAGAGAAAAGACGGGTAAAAATTTCAAAAGTTGTAGAATG ttACATAGCTTATTACCAGCAATATGCAGAATTTGATGCCTTTATAACAAGTCCAGACACTTCCAATCCCTGGGTCTCAGACAGCACGGAATTCTGGGAGCAGGAGAAAACAAT GAATCCTAGAGAAATCCCCCAACGCCGTGTGAAAAGATGGGCTTTCAGTATCGAGGAACTACTTTATGACCCTGCGGGCAGAGAACAGTTTAGCAAATTCCTAGACAAAGAATTTAGCGGAGAAAACTTGAA GTTTTGGTTGGCGTGTCAGGAACTTCGAGGTCTAGCAATGAGAGAAGTCAACAAAAAAGTCCATGAAATATTTAG TGAGTTCTTAGCTCCAGGGGCCCATAATCCAGTGAATGTGGATTGTCATATTATGGAATTGGTTCGGAGGCGAATGGAAAATAATCCGACCCGATTTGTATTTGATGAAGCCCAG GACCATATATTCAAATTGATGAAAAGTGATAGCTACACACGTTACTTGCGGTCTGACCAGTACAAAGAATTTCTGTGCGGCACCAGAAAGAAA ACTTCTGGATACCTAATGTGGAAGAAACTGCAGCAAGCCAGGAACATCCCTCACTGA
- the LOC106069274 gene encoding regulator of G-protein signaling 7-like isoform X3 → MAHRHNSSRRTDSLPTSVASPQGNGQHTHEDNPNYLVYKKMEMIIDRMQDETTGVPVRTVKSFMSKVPSVFTGQDLVGWMMRNLDIEDQVEALHLAHLMSSHGYFFPIDDHVLTVKNDNTYYRFQTPCFWPSRCGEPENTDYAVYLCKRTMQNKQRLELADYEAENLARLQKMFSRKWEFIFMQAEAQAKVDKKRDKLERKVLDSQERAFWDVHRPVPGCVNTTEVDIKKACRMNRHPKTSRPNYAVPGGRISPSVSEADLHTPADSIRHEIDVLRRKLEKRRVKISKVVECYIAYYQQYAEFDAFITSPDTSNPWVSDSTEFWEQEKTMNPREIPQRRVKRWAFSIEELLYDPAGREQFSKFLDKEFSGENLKFWLACQELRGLAMREVNKKVHEIFSEFLAPGAHNPVNVDCHIMELVRRRMENNPTRFVFDEAQDHIFKLMKSDSYTRYLRSDQYKEFLCGTRKKSKKRLEIRKV, encoded by the exons ATGGAAATGATTATAGACCGGATGCAGGATGAGACTACTGGGGTGCCTGTGCGGACTGTGAAAAGTTTCATGTCCAAGGTGCCGAGTGTTTTCACAG GTCAAGATCTAGTGGGTTGGATGATGCGTAACTTAGACATAGAGGATCAAG TGGAAGCCTTGCACCTGGCACATCTCATGTCTTCGCACGGTTACTTCTTCCCAATTGATGACCATGTTCTAACGGTCAAGAACGACAATACATATTATCGCTTCCAA ACTCCTTGCTTTTGGCCTTCAAGATGTGGGGAACCAGAGAATACAGATTATG CTGTGTATTTATGCAAGAGGACAATGCAGAACAAACAAAGACTCGAGCTGGCTGACTACGAGGCAGAAAACTTGGCCAGGCTACAGAAAATGTTTTCTAGGAAGTGGGAGTTTATATTTATGCAAGCAGAGGCTCAAGCAAA GGTGGATAAAAAACGTGATAAGTTGGAACGGAAAGTTCTAGACAGCCAAGAAAGAGCGTTTTGGGATGTACACCGGCCTGTG CCTGGGTGTGTGAACACAACAGAAGTGGACATCAAAAAGGCTTGTAGGATGAATCGGCATCCGAAAACGAGCAGG CCTAATTATGCAGTACCAGGAGGAAGAATAAGTCCCAGTGTGTCTGAAGCTGATCTCCATACTCCTGCAGATTCCATACGGCATGAG ATTGATGTTTTAAGACGAAAATTAGAGAAAAGACGGGTAAAAATTTCAAAAGTTGTAGAATG ttACATAGCTTATTACCAGCAATATGCAGAATTTGATGCCTTTATAACAAGTCCAGACACTTCCAATCCCTGGGTCTCAGACAGCACGGAATTCTGGGAGCAGGAGAAAACAAT GAATCCTAGAGAAATCCCCCAACGCCGTGTGAAAAGATGGGCTTTCAGTATCGAGGAACTACTTTATGACCCTGCGGGCAGAGAACAGTTTAGCAAATTCCTAGACAAAGAATTTAGCGGAGAAAACTTGAA GTTTTGGTTGGCGTGTCAGGAACTTCGAGGTCTAGCAATGAGAGAAGTCAACAAAAAAGTCCATGAAATATTTAG TGAGTTCTTAGCTCCAGGGGCCCATAATCCAGTGAATGTGGATTGTCATATTATGGAATTGGTTCGGAGGCGAATGGAAAATAATCCGACCCGATTTGTATTTGATGAAGCCCAG GACCATATATTCAAATTGATGAAAAGTGATAGCTACACACGTTACTTGCGGTCTGACCAGTACAAAGAATTTCTGTGCGGCACCAGAAAGAAA AGCAAAAAACGGCTGGAAATTAGAAAAGTCTAA
- the LOC106069274 gene encoding regulator of G-protein signaling 7-like isoform X1 has protein sequence MAHRHNSSRRTDSLPTSVASPQGNGQHTHEDNPNYLVYKKMEMIIDRMQDETTGVPVRTVKSFMSKVPSVFTGQDLVGWMMRNLDIEDQVEALHLAHLMSSHGYFFPIDDHVLTVKNDNTYYRFQTPCFWPSRCGEPENTDYAVYLCKRTMQNKQRLELADYEAENLARLQKMFSRKWEFIFMQAEAQAKVDKKRDKLERKVLDSQERAFWDVHRPVPGCVNTTEVDIKKACRMNRHPKTSRPNYAVPGGRISPSVSEADLHTPADSIRHEIDVLRRKLEKRRVKISKVVECYIAYYQQYAEFDAFITSPDTSNPWVSDSTEFWEQEKTMNPREIPQRRVKRWAFSIEELLYDPAGREQFSKFLDKEFSGENLKFWLACQELRGLAMREVNKKVHEIFSEFLAPGAHNPVNVDCHIMELVRRRMENNPTRFVFDEAQDHIFKLMKSDSYTRYLRSDQYKEFLCGTRKKVRASSIPLILFLFPAGSLECSASKCLVK, from the exons ATGGAAATGATTATAGACCGGATGCAGGATGAGACTACTGGGGTGCCTGTGCGGACTGTGAAAAGTTTCATGTCCAAGGTGCCGAGTGTTTTCACAG GTCAAGATCTAGTGGGTTGGATGATGCGTAACTTAGACATAGAGGATCAAG TGGAAGCCTTGCACCTGGCACATCTCATGTCTTCGCACGGTTACTTCTTCCCAATTGATGACCATGTTCTAACGGTCAAGAACGACAATACATATTATCGCTTCCAA ACTCCTTGCTTTTGGCCTTCAAGATGTGGGGAACCAGAGAATACAGATTATG CTGTGTATTTATGCAAGAGGACAATGCAGAACAAACAAAGACTCGAGCTGGCTGACTACGAGGCAGAAAACTTGGCCAGGCTACAGAAAATGTTTTCTAGGAAGTGGGAGTTTATATTTATGCAAGCAGAGGCTCAAGCAAA GGTGGATAAAAAACGTGATAAGTTGGAACGGAAAGTTCTAGACAGCCAAGAAAGAGCGTTTTGGGATGTACACCGGCCTGTG CCTGGGTGTGTGAACACAACAGAAGTGGACATCAAAAAGGCTTGTAGGATGAATCGGCATCCGAAAACGAGCAGG CCTAATTATGCAGTACCAGGAGGAAGAATAAGTCCCAGTGTGTCTGAAGCTGATCTCCATACTCCTGCAGATTCCATACGGCATGAG ATTGATGTTTTAAGACGAAAATTAGAGAAAAGACGGGTAAAAATTTCAAAAGTTGTAGAATG ttACATAGCTTATTACCAGCAATATGCAGAATTTGATGCCTTTATAACAAGTCCAGACACTTCCAATCCCTGGGTCTCAGACAGCACGGAATTCTGGGAGCAGGAGAAAACAAT GAATCCTAGAGAAATCCCCCAACGCCGTGTGAAAAGATGGGCTTTCAGTATCGAGGAACTACTTTATGACCCTGCGGGCAGAGAACAGTTTAGCAAATTCCTAGACAAAGAATTTAGCGGAGAAAACTTGAA GTTTTGGTTGGCGTGTCAGGAACTTCGAGGTCTAGCAATGAGAGAAGTCAACAAAAAAGTCCATGAAATATTTAG TGAGTTCTTAGCTCCAGGGGCCCATAATCCAGTGAATGTGGATTGTCATATTATGGAATTGGTTCGGAGGCGAATGGAAAATAATCCGACCCGATTTGTATTTGATGAAGCCCAG GACCATATATTCAAATTGATGAAAAGTGATAGCTACACACGTTACTTGCGGTCTGACCAGTACAAAGAATTTCTGTGCGGCACCAGAAAGAAA gtGCGGGCATCTTCTATTCCTCTGATCCTTTTCTTATTTCCAGCAGGTAGTTTAGAATGTAGTGCTTCTAAATGTTTAGTTAAGTGA